A single genomic interval of Pseudorca crassidens isolate mPseCra1 chromosome 19, mPseCra1.hap1, whole genome shotgun sequence harbors:
- the MLLT6 gene encoding protein AF-17 isoform X1: protein MKEMVGGCCVCSDERGWAENPLVYCDGHACSVAVHQACYGIVQVPTGPWFCRKCESQERAARVRCELCPHKDGALKRTDNGGWAHVVCALYIPEVQFANVLTMEPIVLQYVPHDRFNKTCYICEEQGRESKAASGACMTCNRHGCRQAFHVTCAQMAGLLCEEEVLEVDNVKYCGYCKYHFSKMKTSRHASGGGSGGGGGTGAGGSGFIAGRRSRSASPSTQQEKHPSHHERGQKKSRKDKERLKQKHKKRPESPPSILTPPVVPTADKVSSSASSSSHHEASTQETSESSRDSKGKKSSSHGLSHKGKKLSSGKGVSSFTSASSSSSSSSSSSSGGPFQPAVSSLQSSPDFSAFPKLEQPEEDKYSKPAARPPSAPPSPSAPEPPKADLFEQKVVFSGFGPIMRFSTTTSSSGRARAPSPGDYKSPHVSGSGTSAGTHKRMPTLSAAPVPVEEAPETGLKEKKHKASKRSRHGPGRPKGSRNKEGTGGPALPSLPSAQLAGFTATAASPFSGGSLVSSGLGGLASRTFGPSGSLPSLSLESPLLGAGIYTSNKDPISHGGGMLRAVCSTPLSSSLLGPPGTSALPRLSRSPFTSTLPSSSASISTTQVFSLAGSTFSLPSTHIFGTPMGAVNPLLTQAESSHTEPDLEDCSFRCRGTSPQESLSSMSPISSLPALFDQTAPCGGGQLDPAAPGTTNMEQLLEKQGDGEAGVNIVEMLKALHALQKENQRLQEQILSLTAKKERLQILNVQLSVPFAALPAALPATNGPVPGPYGLPPQAGSSDSLSTSKSPPGKNSLGLDNSLSTSSEDPHSGCPSRSSSSLSFHSTPPPLPLLQQSPATLPLALPGGPAPLPPQPQNGLGRAPGAAGLGAMPLAEGLLGGLAGSGALPLNGLLGGLNGAAAPNPAGLSQAGGAPALQLPGCLNSLTEQQRHLLQQQEQQLQQLQQLLASPQLTPEHQTVVYQMIQQIQQKRELQRLQMAGGSQLPMASLLAGSSTPLLSAGTPGLLPTASAPPLLPAGALVAPSLGNNTSLMAAAAAAAAVAAAGGPPVLTAQTNPFLSLSGADGSGSGPKGGTADKGASANQEKG, encoded by the exons ATGAAGGAGATGGTAGGAGGCTGCTGCGTATGTTCGGACGAGAGGGGCTGGGCCGAGAATCCGCTGGTCTACTGTGATGGGCACGCGTGCAGCGTGGCTGTCCACCAAG CTTGCTATGGCATCGTCCAGGTGCCAACAGGACCCTGGTTCTGCAGGAAATGTGAATCTCAGGAGCGAGCAGCCAGGGTG AGGTGTGAGCTGTGCCCACACAAAGATGGGGCATTGAAGAGGACTGACAATGGAG GCTGGGCCCACGTGGTGTGTGCCCTCTACATCCCTGAGGTGCAGTTTGCCAACGTGCTCACCATGGAGCCCATCGTGCTGCAGTACGTGCCTCATGATCGCTTCAACAAG ACATGTTACATCTGTGAGGAGCAGGGCCGGGAAAGcaaggcagcctcaggagctTGCATGACCTGTAACCGCCACGGATGTCGACAAGCTTTCCATGTCACCTG TGCCCAAATGGCAGGCCTGCTGTGTGAGGAGGAAGTGCTGGAGGTCGACAATGTCAAGTACTGTGGTTATTGCAAATACCACTTCAGCAAAATG AAAACATCCCGGCACGCGAGCGGGGGAGGCAGCGGAGGAGGGGGAGGCACAGGGGCAGGCGGTAGCGGCTTTATCGCTGGCCGGAGGAGCAGGTCGGCCTCGCCGTCCACGCAGCAGGAGAAGCACCCTTCCCACCACGAGAGGGGCCAGAAGAAG aGTCGAAAGGACAAAGAACGCCTTAAACAGAAGCACAAGAAGCGGCCTGAGTCACCCCCCAGCATCCTCACCCCACCTGTGGTCCCCACTGCTGACAAG gTCTcctcctcagcttcctcctcctcccaccacGAGGCCAGCACTCAGGAGACTTCTGAAAGCAGCAGGGACTCAAAGGGGAAAAAGTCTTCCAGCCATGGCCTGAGTCACAAGGGGAAGAAGCTGAGCAGTGGGAAAGGTGTGAGCAGCTTTACCTccgcctcctcctcttcttcctcctcctcttcctcctcctctggggGGCCCTTCCAGCCTGCAG TTTCGTCCCTGCAGAGCTCCCCTGACTTCTCTGCATTCCCCAAGTTGGAGCAGCCAGAGGAGGACAAGTACTCCAAGCCCGCAGCGCGCCCCCCTTcagctcctccctctccctcagcccCCGAGCCCCCCAAGGCTGACCTCTTTGAGcagaaggtggtcttctctggCTTTGGGCCCATCATGCGCttctccaccaccacctccagctCGGGCCGGGCCCGGGCCCCGTCCCCTGGGGACTATAAGTCACCCCACGTCTCGGGGTCCGGGACCTCAGCAGGCACCCACAAGCGGATGCCCACACTGAGCGCCGCCCCTGTGCCTGTTGAGGAGGCCCCTGAGACAGGCCTGAAGGAGAAGAAGCACAAAGCCAGCAAGAGGAGCCGACACGGGCCAGGCCGTCCCAAGGGCAGCCGCAACAAGGAGGGCACCGGGGGCCCggcccttccctccctgcccagtGCCCAGCTGGCTGGCTTTACCGCCACTGCTGCCTCACCCTTCTCCGGAGGTTCCCTTGTCAGCTCTGGCCTGGGTGGTCTGGCCTCCCGTACCTTTGGGCCTTCCGGGAGCCTGCCCAGCCTGAGCCTGGAGTCCCCACTGCTGGGGGCAG GCATCTACACCAGTAATAAGGACCCCATCTCCCACGGTGGTGGAATGCTGCGGGCTGTCTGCAGCACCCCCCTCTCCTCCAGCCTTCTGGGGCCCCCAGGGACCTCGGCCTTGCCCCGCCTCAGCCGCTCCCCATTCACCAgcaccctcccttcctcctctgcttctATCTCCACCACTCAG GTGTTTTCTCTGGCTGGCTCCACCTTTAGTCTCCCTTCTACCCACATCTTTGGAACCCCCATGGGTGCCGTTAACCCCCTCCTCACCCAAGCCGAGAGCAGCCACACAG AGCCAGACCTGGAGGACTGCAGCTTCCGATGTCGGGGGACCTCCCCCCAGGAGAGTCTGTCTTCCAT GTCCCCAATCAGCAGTCTCCCAGCACTCTTCGACCAGACAGCACCCTGCGGGGGCGGCCAGTTGGACCCAGCGGCCCCCGGAACGACCAACATGGAGCAGCTGCTGGAGAAGCAGGGCGATGGCGAGGCCGGAGTCAACA TCGTGGAGATGCTGAAGGCGCTGCATGCACTGCAGAAGGAAAACCAGAGGCTTCAGGAGCAGATCCTGAGCCTTACGGCTAAGAAAGAGCGACTGCAGATTCTCAACGTGCAACTCTCTGTGCCCTTCGCCGCCCTGCCTGCCGCCCTGCCTGCCACCAACGGCCCTGTCCCTGGGCCCTATGGCCTGCCTCCCCAAG CCGGCAGCAGCGATTCCTTGAGCACCAGCAAGAGCCCTCCGGGGAAGAACAGTCTGGGCCTGGACAACTCGCTGTCCACGTCTTCCGAG gaccCACACTCAGGCTGCCCAAGCCGCAGCAGCTCGTCGCTGTCCTTCCACAGCACGCCCCCACCGCTGCCCCTGCTCCAGCAGAGCCCTGCTACTCTGCCCCTGGCCCTGCCTGGGGGCCCTGCCCCGCTCCCGCCCCAGCCACAGAATGGGCTAGGCCGGGCACCCGGGGCAGCGGGGCTGGGGGCTATGCCCCTGGCTGAGGGGCTGCTGGGGGGGCTGGCGGGCAGCGGGGCCCTGCCCCTCAATGGGCTCCTGGGGGGGTTGAATGGGGCTGCCGCCCCCAACCCCGCGGGCTTGAGCCAGGCTGGCGGGGCCCCTGCGCTGCAGCTGCCAGGTTGTCTCAACAG CCTCACCGAGCAGCAGCGACACCTCCTGCAGCAGCAAGAGCAGCAGCTCCAGCAGCTCCAGCAGCTCCTGGCGTCCCCACAGCTGACCCCG GAACACCAGACTGTTGtctaccagatgatccagcagATCCAGCAGAAGCGGGAGCTGCAGCGGCTGCAGATGGCCGGGGGCTCCCAGTTGCCCATGGCCAGCCTGCTGGCCGGGAGCTCCACCCCGCTGCTGTCCGCGGGCACTCCTGGCCTGCTGCCCACAGCATCTGCCCCACCTCTGCTGCCCGCCGGAGCCCTGGTGGCTCCCTCGCTCGGCAACAACACAAGTCTCATGGCCGCAGCAGCTGCGGccgcagcagtagcagcagcaggcGGACCTCCAGTCCTCACTGCCCAGACCAACCCCTTCCTCAGCCTGTCGGGGGCGGATGGCAGTGGCAGTGGCCCCAAAGGAGGG ACTGCTGACAAAGGAGCCTCAGCCAACCAGGAAAAAGGCTAA
- the CISD3 gene encoding CDGSH iron-sulfur domain-containing protein 3, mitochondrial, with amino-acid sequence MGGAGALLRPAALKLNQRRDITSWLAQWFPQTPAKSVVALKTPIKVELVAGKTYRWCVCGHSKKQPFCDGSHFFKRTGLSPLKFKARETRMVALCTCKATQKPPYCDGTHRSERVQKAEVGSPL; translated from the exons ATGGGCGGCGCGGGGGCGCTCCTGAGGCCGGCGGCCCTG AAGCTGAACCAGAGACGGGACATCACCTCCTGGCTG GCCCAATGGTTCCCCCAAACCCCAGCCAAGTCCGTGGTGGCCCTGAAAACACCCATCAAGGTGGAGCTGGTGGCTGGGAAAACCTacaggtggtgtgtgtgtggccacAGCAAGAAGCAG CCCTTCTGTGATGGCTCCCACTTCTTCAAACGCACTGGCCTATCCCCACTCAAGTTCAAGGCCCGGGAGACCCGCATGGTGGCGCTCTGTACCTGCAAGGCCACCCAGAAGCCCCCGTACTGCGATGGCACCCACAGGAGTGAGCGGGTGCAGAAGGCAGAAGTGGGCTCCCCACTCTGA
- the MLLT6 gene encoding protein AF-17 isoform X2, translated as MKEMVGGCCVCSDERGWAENPLVYCDGHACSVAVHQACYGIVQVPTGPWFCRKCESQERAARVRCELCPHKDGALKRTDNGGWAHVVCALYIPEVQFANVLTMEPIVLQYVPHDRFNKTCYICEEQGRESKAASGACMTCNRHGCRQAFHVTCAQMAGLLCEEEVLEVDNVKYCGYCKYHFSKMKTSRHASGGGSGGGGGTGAGGSGFIAGRRSRSASPSTQQEKHPSHHERGQKKSRKDKERLKQKHKKRPESPPSILTPPVVPTADKVSSSASSSSHHEASTQETSESSRDSKGKKSSSHGLSHKGKKLSSGKVSSLQSSPDFSAFPKLEQPEEDKYSKPAARPPSAPPSPSAPEPPKADLFEQKVVFSGFGPIMRFSTTTSSSGRARAPSPGDYKSPHVSGSGTSAGTHKRMPTLSAAPVPVEEAPETGLKEKKHKASKRSRHGPGRPKGSRNKEGTGGPALPSLPSAQLAGFTATAASPFSGGSLVSSGLGGLASRTFGPSGSLPSLSLESPLLGAGIYTSNKDPISHGGGMLRAVCSTPLSSSLLGPPGTSALPRLSRSPFTSTLPSSSASISTTQVFSLAGSTFSLPSTHIFGTPMGAVNPLLTQAESSHTEPDLEDCSFRCRGTSPQESLSSMSPISSLPALFDQTAPCGGGQLDPAAPGTTNMEQLLEKQGDGEAGVNIVEMLKALHALQKENQRLQEQILSLTAKKERLQILNVQLSVPFAALPAALPATNGPVPGPYGLPPQAGSSDSLSTSKSPPGKNSLGLDNSLSTSSEDPHSGCPSRSSSSLSFHSTPPPLPLLQQSPATLPLALPGGPAPLPPQPQNGLGRAPGAAGLGAMPLAEGLLGGLAGSGALPLNGLLGGLNGAAAPNPAGLSQAGGAPALQLPGCLNSLTEQQRHLLQQQEQQLQQLQQLLASPQLTPEHQTVVYQMIQQIQQKRELQRLQMAGGSQLPMASLLAGSSTPLLSAGTPGLLPTASAPPLLPAGALVAPSLGNNTSLMAAAAAAAAVAAAGGPPVLTAQTNPFLSLSGADGSGSGPKGGTADKGASANQEKG; from the exons ATGAAGGAGATGGTAGGAGGCTGCTGCGTATGTTCGGACGAGAGGGGCTGGGCCGAGAATCCGCTGGTCTACTGTGATGGGCACGCGTGCAGCGTGGCTGTCCACCAAG CTTGCTATGGCATCGTCCAGGTGCCAACAGGACCCTGGTTCTGCAGGAAATGTGAATCTCAGGAGCGAGCAGCCAGGGTG AGGTGTGAGCTGTGCCCACACAAAGATGGGGCATTGAAGAGGACTGACAATGGAG GCTGGGCCCACGTGGTGTGTGCCCTCTACATCCCTGAGGTGCAGTTTGCCAACGTGCTCACCATGGAGCCCATCGTGCTGCAGTACGTGCCTCATGATCGCTTCAACAAG ACATGTTACATCTGTGAGGAGCAGGGCCGGGAAAGcaaggcagcctcaggagctTGCATGACCTGTAACCGCCACGGATGTCGACAAGCTTTCCATGTCACCTG TGCCCAAATGGCAGGCCTGCTGTGTGAGGAGGAAGTGCTGGAGGTCGACAATGTCAAGTACTGTGGTTATTGCAAATACCACTTCAGCAAAATG AAAACATCCCGGCACGCGAGCGGGGGAGGCAGCGGAGGAGGGGGAGGCACAGGGGCAGGCGGTAGCGGCTTTATCGCTGGCCGGAGGAGCAGGTCGGCCTCGCCGTCCACGCAGCAGGAGAAGCACCCTTCCCACCACGAGAGGGGCCAGAAGAAG aGTCGAAAGGACAAAGAACGCCTTAAACAGAAGCACAAGAAGCGGCCTGAGTCACCCCCCAGCATCCTCACCCCACCTGTGGTCCCCACTGCTGACAAG gTCTcctcctcagcttcctcctcctcccaccacGAGGCCAGCACTCAGGAGACTTCTGAAAGCAGCAGGGACTCAAAGGGGAAAAAGTCTTCCAGCCATGGCCTGAGTCACAAGGGGAAGAAGCTGAGCAGTGGGAAAG TTTCGTCCCTGCAGAGCTCCCCTGACTTCTCTGCATTCCCCAAGTTGGAGCAGCCAGAGGAGGACAAGTACTCCAAGCCCGCAGCGCGCCCCCCTTcagctcctccctctccctcagcccCCGAGCCCCCCAAGGCTGACCTCTTTGAGcagaaggtggtcttctctggCTTTGGGCCCATCATGCGCttctccaccaccacctccagctCGGGCCGGGCCCGGGCCCCGTCCCCTGGGGACTATAAGTCACCCCACGTCTCGGGGTCCGGGACCTCAGCAGGCACCCACAAGCGGATGCCCACACTGAGCGCCGCCCCTGTGCCTGTTGAGGAGGCCCCTGAGACAGGCCTGAAGGAGAAGAAGCACAAAGCCAGCAAGAGGAGCCGACACGGGCCAGGCCGTCCCAAGGGCAGCCGCAACAAGGAGGGCACCGGGGGCCCggcccttccctccctgcccagtGCCCAGCTGGCTGGCTTTACCGCCACTGCTGCCTCACCCTTCTCCGGAGGTTCCCTTGTCAGCTCTGGCCTGGGTGGTCTGGCCTCCCGTACCTTTGGGCCTTCCGGGAGCCTGCCCAGCCTGAGCCTGGAGTCCCCACTGCTGGGGGCAG GCATCTACACCAGTAATAAGGACCCCATCTCCCACGGTGGTGGAATGCTGCGGGCTGTCTGCAGCACCCCCCTCTCCTCCAGCCTTCTGGGGCCCCCAGGGACCTCGGCCTTGCCCCGCCTCAGCCGCTCCCCATTCACCAgcaccctcccttcctcctctgcttctATCTCCACCACTCAG GTGTTTTCTCTGGCTGGCTCCACCTTTAGTCTCCCTTCTACCCACATCTTTGGAACCCCCATGGGTGCCGTTAACCCCCTCCTCACCCAAGCCGAGAGCAGCCACACAG AGCCAGACCTGGAGGACTGCAGCTTCCGATGTCGGGGGACCTCCCCCCAGGAGAGTCTGTCTTCCAT GTCCCCAATCAGCAGTCTCCCAGCACTCTTCGACCAGACAGCACCCTGCGGGGGCGGCCAGTTGGACCCAGCGGCCCCCGGAACGACCAACATGGAGCAGCTGCTGGAGAAGCAGGGCGATGGCGAGGCCGGAGTCAACA TCGTGGAGATGCTGAAGGCGCTGCATGCACTGCAGAAGGAAAACCAGAGGCTTCAGGAGCAGATCCTGAGCCTTACGGCTAAGAAAGAGCGACTGCAGATTCTCAACGTGCAACTCTCTGTGCCCTTCGCCGCCCTGCCTGCCGCCCTGCCTGCCACCAACGGCCCTGTCCCTGGGCCCTATGGCCTGCCTCCCCAAG CCGGCAGCAGCGATTCCTTGAGCACCAGCAAGAGCCCTCCGGGGAAGAACAGTCTGGGCCTGGACAACTCGCTGTCCACGTCTTCCGAG gaccCACACTCAGGCTGCCCAAGCCGCAGCAGCTCGTCGCTGTCCTTCCACAGCACGCCCCCACCGCTGCCCCTGCTCCAGCAGAGCCCTGCTACTCTGCCCCTGGCCCTGCCTGGGGGCCCTGCCCCGCTCCCGCCCCAGCCACAGAATGGGCTAGGCCGGGCACCCGGGGCAGCGGGGCTGGGGGCTATGCCCCTGGCTGAGGGGCTGCTGGGGGGGCTGGCGGGCAGCGGGGCCCTGCCCCTCAATGGGCTCCTGGGGGGGTTGAATGGGGCTGCCGCCCCCAACCCCGCGGGCTTGAGCCAGGCTGGCGGGGCCCCTGCGCTGCAGCTGCCAGGTTGTCTCAACAG CCTCACCGAGCAGCAGCGACACCTCCTGCAGCAGCAAGAGCAGCAGCTCCAGCAGCTCCAGCAGCTCCTGGCGTCCCCACAGCTGACCCCG GAACACCAGACTGTTGtctaccagatgatccagcagATCCAGCAGAAGCGGGAGCTGCAGCGGCTGCAGATGGCCGGGGGCTCCCAGTTGCCCATGGCCAGCCTGCTGGCCGGGAGCTCCACCCCGCTGCTGTCCGCGGGCACTCCTGGCCTGCTGCCCACAGCATCTGCCCCACCTCTGCTGCCCGCCGGAGCCCTGGTGGCTCCCTCGCTCGGCAACAACACAAGTCTCATGGCCGCAGCAGCTGCGGccgcagcagtagcagcagcaggcGGACCTCCAGTCCTCACTGCCCAGACCAACCCCTTCCTCAGCCTGTCGGGGGCGGATGGCAGTGGCAGTGGCCCCAAAGGAGGG ACTGCTGACAAAGGAGCCTCAGCCAACCAGGAAAAAGGCTAA
- the MLLT6 gene encoding protein AF-17 isoform X3 gives MKEMVGGCCVCSDERGWAENPLVYCDGHACSVAVHQACYGIVQVPTGPWFCRKCESQERAARVRCELCPHKDGALKRTDNGGWAHVVCALYIPEVQFANVLTMEPIVLQYVPHDRFNKTCYICEEQGRESKAASGACMTCNRHGCRQAFHVTCAQMAGLLCEEEVLEVDNVKYCGYCKYHFSKMKTSRHASGGGSGGGGGTGAGGSGFIAGRRSRSASPSTQQEKHPSHHERGQKKSRKDKERLKQKHKKRPESPPSILTPPVVPTADKVSSSASSSSHHEASTQETSESSRDSKGKKSSSHGLSHKGKKLSSGKGVSSFTSASSSSSSSSSSSSGGPFQPAVSSLQSSPDFSAFPKLEQPEEDKYSKPAARPPSAPPSPSAPEPPKADLFEQKVVFSGFGPIMRFSTTTSSSGRARAPSPGDYKSPHVSGSGTSAGTHKRMPTLSAAPVPVEEAPETGLKEKKHKASKRSRHGPGRPKGSRNKEGTGGPALPSLPSAQLAGFTATAASPFSGGSLVSSGLGGLASRTFGPSGSLPSLSLESPLLGAGIYTSNKDPISHGGGMLRAVCSTPLSSSLLGPPGTSALPRLSRSPFTSTLPSSSASISTTQVFSLAGSTFSLPSTHIFGTPMGAVNPLLTQAESSHTEPDLEDCSFRCRGTSPQESLSSMSPISSLPALFDQTAPCGGGQLDPAAPGTTNMEQLLEKQGDGEAGVNIVEMLKALHALQKENQRLQEQILSLTAKKERLQILNVQLSVPFAALPAALPATNGPVPGPYGLPPQAGSSDSLSTSKSPPGKNSLGLDNSLSTSSEPHRAAATPPAAARAAAPAAPAAPGVPTADPGTPDCCLPDDPADPAEAGAAAAADGRGLPVAHGQPAGRELHPAAVRGHSWPAAHSICPTSAARRSPGGSLARQQHKSHGRSSCGRSSSSSRRTSSPHCPDQPLPQPVGGGWQWQWPQRRDC, from the exons ATGAAGGAGATGGTAGGAGGCTGCTGCGTATGTTCGGACGAGAGGGGCTGGGCCGAGAATCCGCTGGTCTACTGTGATGGGCACGCGTGCAGCGTGGCTGTCCACCAAG CTTGCTATGGCATCGTCCAGGTGCCAACAGGACCCTGGTTCTGCAGGAAATGTGAATCTCAGGAGCGAGCAGCCAGGGTG AGGTGTGAGCTGTGCCCACACAAAGATGGGGCATTGAAGAGGACTGACAATGGAG GCTGGGCCCACGTGGTGTGTGCCCTCTACATCCCTGAGGTGCAGTTTGCCAACGTGCTCACCATGGAGCCCATCGTGCTGCAGTACGTGCCTCATGATCGCTTCAACAAG ACATGTTACATCTGTGAGGAGCAGGGCCGGGAAAGcaaggcagcctcaggagctTGCATGACCTGTAACCGCCACGGATGTCGACAAGCTTTCCATGTCACCTG TGCCCAAATGGCAGGCCTGCTGTGTGAGGAGGAAGTGCTGGAGGTCGACAATGTCAAGTACTGTGGTTATTGCAAATACCACTTCAGCAAAATG AAAACATCCCGGCACGCGAGCGGGGGAGGCAGCGGAGGAGGGGGAGGCACAGGGGCAGGCGGTAGCGGCTTTATCGCTGGCCGGAGGAGCAGGTCGGCCTCGCCGTCCACGCAGCAGGAGAAGCACCCTTCCCACCACGAGAGGGGCCAGAAGAAG aGTCGAAAGGACAAAGAACGCCTTAAACAGAAGCACAAGAAGCGGCCTGAGTCACCCCCCAGCATCCTCACCCCACCTGTGGTCCCCACTGCTGACAAG gTCTcctcctcagcttcctcctcctcccaccacGAGGCCAGCACTCAGGAGACTTCTGAAAGCAGCAGGGACTCAAAGGGGAAAAAGTCTTCCAGCCATGGCCTGAGTCACAAGGGGAAGAAGCTGAGCAGTGGGAAAGGTGTGAGCAGCTTTACCTccgcctcctcctcttcttcctcctcctcttcctcctcctctggggGGCCCTTCCAGCCTGCAG TTTCGTCCCTGCAGAGCTCCCCTGACTTCTCTGCATTCCCCAAGTTGGAGCAGCCAGAGGAGGACAAGTACTCCAAGCCCGCAGCGCGCCCCCCTTcagctcctccctctccctcagcccCCGAGCCCCCCAAGGCTGACCTCTTTGAGcagaaggtggtcttctctggCTTTGGGCCCATCATGCGCttctccaccaccacctccagctCGGGCCGGGCCCGGGCCCCGTCCCCTGGGGACTATAAGTCACCCCACGTCTCGGGGTCCGGGACCTCAGCAGGCACCCACAAGCGGATGCCCACACTGAGCGCCGCCCCTGTGCCTGTTGAGGAGGCCCCTGAGACAGGCCTGAAGGAGAAGAAGCACAAAGCCAGCAAGAGGAGCCGACACGGGCCAGGCCGTCCCAAGGGCAGCCGCAACAAGGAGGGCACCGGGGGCCCggcccttccctccctgcccagtGCCCAGCTGGCTGGCTTTACCGCCACTGCTGCCTCACCCTTCTCCGGAGGTTCCCTTGTCAGCTCTGGCCTGGGTGGTCTGGCCTCCCGTACCTTTGGGCCTTCCGGGAGCCTGCCCAGCCTGAGCCTGGAGTCCCCACTGCTGGGGGCAG GCATCTACACCAGTAATAAGGACCCCATCTCCCACGGTGGTGGAATGCTGCGGGCTGTCTGCAGCACCCCCCTCTCCTCCAGCCTTCTGGGGCCCCCAGGGACCTCGGCCTTGCCCCGCCTCAGCCGCTCCCCATTCACCAgcaccctcccttcctcctctgcttctATCTCCACCACTCAG GTGTTTTCTCTGGCTGGCTCCACCTTTAGTCTCCCTTCTACCCACATCTTTGGAACCCCCATGGGTGCCGTTAACCCCCTCCTCACCCAAGCCGAGAGCAGCCACACAG AGCCAGACCTGGAGGACTGCAGCTTCCGATGTCGGGGGACCTCCCCCCAGGAGAGTCTGTCTTCCAT GTCCCCAATCAGCAGTCTCCCAGCACTCTTCGACCAGACAGCACCCTGCGGGGGCGGCCAGTTGGACCCAGCGGCCCCCGGAACGACCAACATGGAGCAGCTGCTGGAGAAGCAGGGCGATGGCGAGGCCGGAGTCAACA TCGTGGAGATGCTGAAGGCGCTGCATGCACTGCAGAAGGAAAACCAGAGGCTTCAGGAGCAGATCCTGAGCCTTACGGCTAAGAAAGAGCGACTGCAGATTCTCAACGTGCAACTCTCTGTGCCCTTCGCCGCCCTGCCTGCCGCCCTGCCTGCCACCAACGGCCCTGTCCCTGGGCCCTATGGCCTGCCTCCCCAAG CCGGCAGCAGCGATTCCTTGAGCACCAGCAAGAGCCCTCCGGGGAAGAACAGTCTGGGCCTGGACAACTCGCTGTCCACGTCTTCCGAG CCTCACCGAGCAGCAGCGACACCTCCTGCAGCAGCAAGAGCAGCAGCTCCAGCAGCTCCAGCAGCTCCTGGCGTCCCCACAGCTGACCCCG GAACACCAGACTGTTGtctaccagatgatccagcagATCCAGCAGAAGCGGGAGCTGCAGCGGCTGCAGATGGCCGGGGGCTCCCAGTTGCCCATGGCCAGCCTGCTGGCCGGGAGCTCCACCCCGCTGCTGTCCGCGGGCACTCCTGGCCTGCTGCCCACAGCATCTGCCCCACCTCTGCTGCCCGCCGGAGCCCTGGTGGCTCCCTCGCTCGGCAACAACACAAGTCTCATGGCCGCAGCAGCTGCGGccgcagcagtagcagcagcaggcGGACCTCCAGTCCTCACTGCCCAGACCAACCCCTTCCTCAGCCTGTCGGGGGCGGATGGCAGTGGCAGTGGCCCCAAAGGAGGG ACTGCTGA